Genomic window (Lewinellaceae bacterium):
CGTAAATTCTACAATGATTTGAAAGGTTATGAAGTATGGGAAAAGAATATAATTGAATCTATTAATCAACCCGTTGTATAGTACGAAACAACTTTCCCGCAAGGCGGGAACTTGTTCATATAAAATATTGCAATAGGATTGCATGATTTTTGTGCTTATCTTTGCTATCATTTATGAAAATAGCTACCAACATATTCACCATTTACATGCTTGCCCTGTCGCTCGTACCCTGCGGCGACGGTGGTGGTGGTATCGTGGAAATTGCCAACCATTTTTTCGGCATCGAACACCGGGATGCTTCAGACCACGAGCAACATTCCAATACCTGCAACGACGACCTTTGTTCGCCTTTCTGCGTTTGCAGTTGCTGTTCGTCGGTACTTGATGCCCCGGTAAAGCTGCCTTTTCTGGTCAGGCCGCTTGCCTCCATTCCCGGCACGAAACCTTCCTTCGTTCCAAATTTCATCCATTCCTCTTTTCCGGCCTTCATCTGGCAGCCGCCCCGGTTTTGTTGAACCCTTTTTAGCAGGATACCCATGCCTGCACCGCTCGCATTTACAGGTTTAACAAAACATTAATTTCAATATGTTCGATAAGATAATCGCTTATTCGATTCAGAATAAGTTCGTGGTAGGGCTATTGGTAGCCGCCCTAATCGTGTGGGGACTGTTCTCCCTGCGACAGCTGCCCATTGATGCCGTACCTGACATCACCAACAACCAGGTACAGGTCATCACCATTTCCCCGACTTTGGCCACGCAGGAAGTGGAGCAGTTCATCACCACCCCGATTGAGCTGTCCCTGCAAAATATCCAGCAATTGGTCGAGATACGCTCCATTTCCCGCTTCGGGCTGTCGGTCGTGACGGTCGTTTTCGAGGAGGATATGGATGTCTATCTGGCCCGGCAACTGGTCGGGGAATACCTGAAAGAAGCCGAAAGCAATATCCCCGCCGGGCTGGGCACGCCCGAAATGGCCCCTATTTCCACCGGGCTGGGAGAGATTTACCAGTACGTCGTCCGCCCCGAAGAAGGGTACGAGGATAAATTTACCCCGACCGATTTGCGCACCATCCAGGACTGGATTGTGAGACGCCAGCTATCCGGCATCGAGGGCGTGGTGGAGGTCAACACGATGGGCGGTTTTTTGAAACAGTACGAGGTGGCCGTGAACCCCAACCTGCTCAAATCCATCGGCATCAGCATCACCGATGTGTTCGATGCATTGGAAAACAGCAACGAAAACACGGGCGGGGCCTACATCGAGAAGAACCCGAGCACCTACTACATCCGCACCAACGGCATCGCCAAAACACTGGCCGACATTGAGAACATCGTGGTGGATGTGCGCAACGGCAGGCCTATTTTGATAAAAGATGTGGCCACCGTCCAGTTTGGCAAAGCCCCCCGGTACGGCGCTCTGACCCGTGACGGCGAAGAAGCCGTCGGTGGCCGGGTGATGATGCTCAAAGGGGCAAATTCAGCAGCCGTTACTGAACGGGTAAAGGAACGGGTGGTCCAAATCCAGAAATCGCTGCCGGAAGGCGTGGTCATCGAGCCATATCTGGTGAGGGACAAACTCGTGTCCACCGCCATTGGCACAGTCCAAAAGAACCTGCTGGAAGGTGGCCTGATAGTCATTTTCATCCTGGTGCTGATGCTGGGCAACTGGCGGGCGGGGCTTATCGTCGCTTCCGTCATCCCGCTGTCCATGCTGTTTGCCGTTTCGATGATGAACGTGCTGGGCATCTCCGCCAACCTGATGAGCCTGGGGGCGATAGATTTCGGGCTGATAGTGGACGGGGCGGTCATCATCGTGGAAGCAGTCGTTCATCGTTTGCAGGTGGGTTTTGCCGGGCATAAGTTGACCAAAGCCCAGATGGATAAGGAGGTCCAGATTGCTTCCATTAAAATAATGAATGCTTCCTCCTTTGGGATGATTATCATCCTGATGGTTTATATCCCCATCCTGGCATTGGTAGGAATCGAAGGCAAAATGTTCAGGCCCATGGCAGAGACTGTCATGTTGGCCATTGGGGGAGCGCTGATGCTTTCCCTTACTTATGTTCCCATGATGACAGCCTTGTTTTTAAATAAGAATATTACGAATAAAAAGACCATAGCCGACCGCATCATCGCCTTCAACCAATGGCTGTACACCCCCGTGCTCCATCTTGCACTGAGGTTCAAGGCCGCATTCGTGCTGGCCACCGTGGCCCTGTTCGCCATCAGCCTGTTTGTTTTCAGCAGGATGGGGGGCGAATTCATCCCTACGTTGGAAGAAGGGGATTTGGCCATGCAGCAAATCCTGCCCCCCGGCACCTCACTGTCGCAGAGCATCGAAATGTCCAAGATGATTCATAAAAAATTGAGGGAAGAATTCCCCGAAATAAAGGACGTCGTCACGAACATCGGCGCCGCAGAGATCCCCACCGATCCGATGCCAGTGGAAATTGGAGATTATACCTTGCTGATGAAACCCAAAGATGAGTGGACTTCTGCCTCCACCCGGCAGGAAATGTTTGAAAAAATCGAAGAATCGTTGAGCGTCATCCCCGGTGTGGGTTACGAGTTTTCGCAACCCATCCAGCTCCGCTTCAACGAGTTGATGACCGGCTCCAAAGCGGACATTGCCATCAAGCTGTATGGGCAGGACATGGACCTGTTGTACAGCAAGGCCAAGGAAGCAGAAAAGGTCATCAACCGGATTGACGGCGTGGGCACGGTCAATGTCGAGCAGACCATCGGCATGCCGCAAATCATCATCAATTTCAAGTACGACAAAATGGCGCAGTACGGCCTGCAGGTGAAAGAGGTCAACCAGGTGGTCAGGGCCGCCTTCGCCGGGGAAAGCGCCGGGATAGTTTACGAAGGCGAAAGGCGCTTCGATTTGGTGGTGCGGCTCGACGAAAGCTACCGCCAGGACCTCGACAACGTGCAGAACCTGTACATCACCCTTGACAACGGCACCCAAGTGCCATTGCAGGCCGTCGCAGATGTGGAACTGATTGACGCCCCCATGCAGATTTCACGGGAAAACACCAACCGCCGTATAGTCATCGGCGTGAACGTGGGGGATACCGATGTTGAATCTTTGGTGGAAAAAATCCAGACGGCACTCGATGCTGAAATTGATTTGCCGTCGGGCTATTACTTCACTTATGGCGGCCAGTTTGAAAACCTCAAAGCTGCCAATGCCCGCCTGATGATAGCGGTCCCGATTGCACTGGCACTCATCTTCATCCTGCTCTTTTTTACGTTCGGTTCCCTGTCGCAGGCCGCCCTCATTTTCACCGCCATCCCGCTTTCCGCCATCGGCGGCATTTGGGCGCTGGAACTTCGGGGGATGCCTTTCAGCATATCGGCGGGCATCGGATTTATCGCCCTGTTCGGGGTGGCGGTGTTGAATGGCATCGTGCTGATTGGGTATTTCAACCAACTGAAAGAGGAGGGGATGGCCAATATCCGGGAGCGCATCATCAAAGGGACAAGCGTCCGGCTTCGGCCCGTTTTGATGACGGCCTCGGTCGCTTCGCTGGGCTTTTTGCCGATGGCGCTTTCCACCTCCGGCGGGGCAGAAGTACAGCGCCCCTTGGCGACCGTCGTGATTGGTGGGTTGATTACTGCGACATTTTTGACACTGGTCGTCTTGCCAATTCTGTACAGTTGGCTGGCGAAATGGAAAGAGCAAAAAAGCAGGGCATCGCTGCCTCCAGCCGGGACGATGGTTTTGCTGCCCCTGCTGTTTGTGGGCTTGCAGGCACAGGCCCAGCAAAGGCCCATCACGGCTGACGAAGCGGTGCAAATGGCCTTGACCAACCACCCTTCCGTCCGGGCTGCCGAACTGCAAATCCAGGCCAGCCAGGCCTTGCAAAACCTGCCGTACAGCCCCGGAACGACGGAAATCAACTACCAGGGCGACGGGCTGTTCCGGGAAAACGGGCAGCGGGTCAACCAGTTCGGTTTTGTGCAAAACCTGCCGAACCCGGCCGTCACCAAAGCCGACAATGCCCTCCAGGACGAGGTGGTGAAATCGAACACCCTGCAAAAATCGCTGACCGAAAGCGAACTGCGCCTCCAGGTACGGCAGGTTTACTTCGACCTCCAGCAAAAAATGGAACTGAGGGCGCTTTACCAACGGCTTGTCAGGACTTATTCGAGCTATTTTGAAATAGCAAATAAACGGGTGGAAGTGGGTGCTGCCAATGCCATCGAGACGCTCACCATCCAGTCGGCCATGAACCAGTACAGGCTGTTGGAGCGGCAGGCCGACATGGAAATATCCACCCTGGCGCAGCAGCTCAAGGTGCTGCTGAACACGGACGAAAACGTGACCGCTACCGATAGTTTGGAGGTGCTGCCCTACGGCGGGCTGCCAGATGCCAACACGCTGCGGGTACAGTTGGCGCAGCAGCAGGCAGCTGTGGAACAAGCCATCGTGCCCGTGATTAAATCGAGCATGAAACCCAGTTTTAATATCGGCTACGCCGCCCAAAACTACTTCGACGGAGGGTGGCTGTATGGGGCACAGGCAGGGGTGCAGGTTCCTTTGTTCAACAAGCCGGTAAAAAAACGGCTGGAAGCCCAGCAGTTGCAGGTGGAAGTAGCCAATGCCCGCTATGAAGCCGAAAGGCTGAACGCCGGACGCCAGTTGCTCTCCGTTGACAATTCAATCCGGTTCTATGCAGAGGGGGCCAATTATTACCGGGAACAACTTTCGGCCATCAACCCTGAAATCGAGCGGATATCCGAGCTCAATTATCAGGCGGGGGAAATATCCTACCTCGAACTGCTCAACACCCTGAACCTTCTGGCCAACAACAACAAGAGCTATTGGGAACAGGTGCTGGCCCACAATCAGGCCGTGGCGCTTTACCTATTTCTTTCAAATCAATAAAATCATTTTTTAAAATGAAAATCATAAATCGTTCAATCGTATCAATGCTTTCGGTAGCGGCCATGCTGCTGCTTTTTTCCTGTGGCCAGGAGCACGCCGAAGGAGATGGCCACAATCACGGAGGGGAAAACACCGGGCAAACCGAAGGGGAGGAAGAACACGAAGAAGGGGAAATCCACCTCACGCCCGGACAGATAAAAACCATGAACATCCAGTTCGGTGATTTTGCTTCCATTAAAATAAACGACTTCGTGAGCACCACGGGCACCTTGGGCCTGCCGCCCAATGCCTATTCTTCGGTGAGCGCTGTGGCAGAGGGCTTTATCAAGAAAAGCAACAAATATGTGGAAGGCGATTACGTCAAAAAGGAGCAACAGTTGGCCGAGCTGGAGAACCCTGACTTTATCCAACGGCAACAGGAATACCTTGAAACAGCCGCTGAACTGACCTACCTGCGCCAAGAGCTCGAGCGTCAGCAAAAACTGGTCGAGGCAAATGCCGGGGTGGAAAAGAACCTGCAAAAACTCCAGTCCGAGGTCAACATGAAAATGGCGACCCTGAAAGGCATTGCCAAGCAGCTGTCTTATTGGGGTATTGATGTTTCGGGCCTCACCCCGGACAATATCGTTGACCACATAGACATTTTTTCGCCCATGTCGGGCTACATCACTTCCATCAATATGCACAATGGGATGTATGTGACACCCAAGGAAGAACTGATGGAAATAGTGAGCGAAGATCATTTGCACCTCGAACTGGATGTATTTGAAAAGGACATTGCAATGGTAAAGATGGGACAGCGGATAAGCTACAGCATTCCGGCACTTGGCAACACGGTCTATGATGGGGAAGTGCACGTCATCGGCAAAGAGTTCAATACCGAGAACAAGACTGTCCGCATCCACGGACACCTGGAAAAAGAGCGCCCAAGGTTCATTAAAGACCTGTTCATTGAAGCAAAAATCTGGCTCACCGACCAAACGGTGCAGGCCCTGCCGGAAAAAGCGGTCATCAAAGACGGGGCCTCCTCTTATATCTATGTAGCAAACGACCAACAGGGAGGGGAAGAGGTGAAATTTGAAAAAGTGATGGTCATCCCCGGTGTCACCGACAAAGGTTTTACCGCTGTAGAATTGATTGGTGAAATACCGGAAGGGATGAAAATCGTGACGGAAGGGGCATTCTTTGTGTATGCACAATCGAAAGCGGGGGAACTGGAGCACGAGCATTGACGGGATGCCTGGCAGTTGCTCCTCAGGGGCTGCTGCCGGGCATGCCTCCTCGGCTGAGTATGATGCAAAAGCCGGGTCTGGTTTTTAATAAAAAACGCAAAAAAAATCATGAAAGAAATAAAAGCATTCATCAAGCCATCGAGGGTCACCAATGTGGTGGAAGCGCTCGAAAAGGCAGGCTTCGACAGCCTGACCATCTCCAAAGGCGAAGGGACCGGCACCCACGAACGCCCCGATGCCAGCCTCAATTTGGAGTTCTTTTTCACGAACAGCGAAATCATCAAACTGGAACTGGTCTGCCAGAACGAGGAAGCCCAGGAGGCCATCCGGTTGATTTGCGAAAATGCCCGCTCGCCCGAACCCGGCGACGGCATCATTTACCTGACCGAAATCGAGGATGCGTACCGGATTAAAACGGGGGAATCGCTCCAGCGGTATGATTTGTAAAAAGCGTGAGCCATAAACCACTGGAAATAAACGGAGGTCTGTTTTGCAGGAAACCTGCATGAACCTTCAGGCCTCAAAACGTTCAGCTACGTTGAATCCAGTAACTACTAAATCCAAAGGCATGGAAAAAACCATTTTCAAAATCCCCGGCATGGACTGCCCGTCCGAGGAACAGCTCATCCGCCTGAAACTGGAGCCGGTAAAAGCGGTACAGTTCCTGCAATTCGACCTCGCAGGACGCATGCTCACAGTGTACCACGAAAACAGCCTCCCGGTCATCGAGCAATCGTTGGCAGGCCTGAACCTGGGCGCCGAGTGTCTTTCCTCCCAACCGGCGGAAGCGTTGCCGAGCGGTGAAAAACCGGAGGCTGAGAGCAGGCTGCTCTGG
Coding sequences:
- a CDS encoding efflux RND transporter periplasmic adaptor subunit, which gives rise to MLLLFSCGQEHAEGDGHNHGGENTGQTEGEEEHEEGEIHLTPGQIKTMNIQFGDFASIKINDFVSTTGTLGLPPNAYSSVSAVAEGFIKKSNKYVEGDYVKKEQQLAELENPDFIQRQQEYLETAAELTYLRQELERQQKLVEANAGVEKNLQKLQSEVNMKMATLKGIAKQLSYWGIDVSGLTPDNIVDHIDIFSPMSGYITSINMHNGMYVTPKEELMEIVSEDHLHLELDVFEKDIAMVKMGQRISYSIPALGNTVYDGEVHVIGKEFNTENKTVRIHGHLEKERPRFIKDLFIEAKIWLTDQTVQALPEKAVIKDGASSYIYVANDQQGGEEVKFEKVMVIPGVTDKGFTAVELIGEIPEGMKIVTEGAFFVYAQSKAGELEHEH
- a CDS encoding CusA/CzcA family heavy metal efflux RND transporter, which encodes MFDKIIAYSIQNKFVVGLLVAALIVWGLFSLRQLPIDAVPDITNNQVQVITISPTLATQEVEQFITTPIELSLQNIQQLVEIRSISRFGLSVVTVVFEEDMDVYLARQLVGEYLKEAESNIPAGLGTPEMAPISTGLGEIYQYVVRPEEGYEDKFTPTDLRTIQDWIVRRQLSGIEGVVEVNTMGGFLKQYEVAVNPNLLKSIGISITDVFDALENSNENTGGAYIEKNPSTYYIRTNGIAKTLADIENIVVDVRNGRPILIKDVATVQFGKAPRYGALTRDGEEAVGGRVMMLKGANSAAVTERVKERVVQIQKSLPEGVVIEPYLVRDKLVSTAIGTVQKNLLEGGLIVIFILVLMLGNWRAGLIVASVIPLSMLFAVSMMNVLGISANLMSLGAIDFGLIVDGAVIIVEAVVHRLQVGFAGHKLTKAQMDKEVQIASIKIMNASSFGMIIILMVYIPILALVGIEGKMFRPMAETVMLAIGGALMLSLTYVPMMTALFLNKNITNKKTIADRIIAFNQWLYTPVLHLALRFKAAFVLATVALFAISLFVFSRMGGEFIPTLEEGDLAMQQILPPGTSLSQSIEMSKMIHKKLREEFPEIKDVVTNIGAAEIPTDPMPVEIGDYTLLMKPKDEWTSASTRQEMFEKIEESLSVIPGVGYEFSQPIQLRFNELMTGSKADIAIKLYGQDMDLLYSKAKEAEKVINRIDGVGTVNVEQTIGMPQIIINFKYDKMAQYGLQVKEVNQVVRAAFAGESAGIVYEGERRFDLVVRLDESYRQDLDNVQNLYITLDNGTQVPLQAVADVELIDAPMQISRENTNRRIVIGVNVGDTDVESLVEKIQTALDAEIDLPSGYYFTYGGQFENLKAANARLMIAVPIALALIFILLFFTFGSLSQAALIFTAIPLSAIGGIWALELRGMPFSISAGIGFIALFGVAVLNGIVLIGYFNQLKEEGMANIRERIIKGTSVRLRPVLMTASVASLGFLPMALSTSGGAEVQRPLATVVIGGLITATFLTLVVLPILYSWLAKWKEQKSRASLPPAGTMVLLPLLFVGLQAQAQQRPITADEAVQMALTNHPSVRAAELQIQASQALQNLPYSPGTTEINYQGDGLFRENGQRVNQFGFVQNLPNPAVTKADNALQDEVVKSNTLQKSLTESELRLQVRQVYFDLQQKMELRALYQRLVRTYSSYFEIANKRVEVGAANAIETLTIQSAMNQYRLLERQADMEISTLAQQLKVLLNTDENVTATDSLEVLPYGGLPDANTLRVQLAQQQAAVEQAIVPVIKSSMKPSFNIGYAAQNYFDGGWLYGAQAGVQVPLFNKPVKKRLEAQQLQVEVANARYEAERLNAGRQLLSVDNSIRFYAEGANYYREQLSAINPEIERISELNYQAGEISYLELLNTLNLLANNNKSYWEQVLAHNQAVALYLFLSNQ
- a CDS encoding P-II family nitrogen regulator, with the translated sequence MKEIKAFIKPSRVTNVVEALEKAGFDSLTISKGEGTGTHERPDASLNLEFFFTNSEIIKLELVCQNEEAQEAIRLICENARSPEPGDGIIYLTEIEDAYRIKTGESLQRYDL